The Pseudorca crassidens isolate mPseCra1 chromosome 3, mPseCra1.hap1, whole genome shotgun sequence genome includes the window CTTCACCGCTCTGCTCATGATCGTTAacaactggaagcaaccaagatgatCTTCAAAGAGGGAATGGAAAACCCGTGGGATTCCATGAAACGGACTACGACTCAGGGACACAAGGGAACCAGCTATTGAGTCACTCAAAGCACGGGTGAGTCTTAGACTTGTTTTGCtcagtgaaagaatccagaccCATGTATGACTCCATTCACAGGACGTTCTGGAAAAGGCGCAACCCCGGGAGGATGAGGAGCAGTGGCTGCCGGGGCTGCGAGGCTGGGGGCTGACGCTGGAGGGCGGATGCAGCGGCCCCACCCTGTGTGAAAACCCACAGGCCGTGCATCCCAGAGACTGAGCTGTTACGTGtgcaaactgaaaaaataaaggaaatcaaagCTCATCACACGGTACACCTGGAATCTATGCGTTTCCTTACATGTACACTTTACCCATGAAAAATGTTTCACACTGAGGTGTCCTGAAGAGTTCactgctttttttccttatttcttaagCACACCTGTTTTGTCATGAGGGTTTGTCAGACAATATGAAACCAAGAGCATCAGCATGAAACAAGCACCCCTGTGTGCCCTTCCCCAGGCAGCAAGCCCTGTTCCACGTGCTGGCAGCCTACTCCGTGTATGACACCGTGAGTATCCCCgcgcccaggccctgccccttcCAGGGGGTTCTACGCGATGGTAAGGATGCAGGCGCACAGGGTCACAGAGATGATGTAGGGGGCTCCCCAATCTTAGACTGAGCAGAAAGGCTGGGGTGCAGACTCCACGTTTCAGGACAGAAACAGCACCTAATTCCTGGGTTGATGAGACCCGCGCTTGATGGGGCTGCCAGGTGCTCGCCGCAGCGGAAAGATTTTTTAACAATTAGCTCGAGGCCTAACAAGCATTGCTGTTGTCATGAAACTTGAGTTTTGATCCTGAAGATGCCACATTATTAATCGAAATCTTAGCAGGGATGAACGTTTCCAGTAACCCAGACTCCTGTGGGGCACCAAGGCAGGTAGCCCCCACCCCATCTGCTCTTTCCAGAACATTCCCTCAAGGAACATCAGCTCCACGTCTGGCCTGCCGGTCCACAGCCCAGGACAGCCCTCAGGATTGGCTGTTGCCACGGCGATGAAATTCCCTCCCAAACCTCCCAGTGAACCATGAGGCCACAGGCAAGTGGCCCGCGGACATCAGCTTTCAGCCAGAAGGCTGGGTCCCTTCCCCTGCAGCGCCTGGCCGGACCACCCCCAGGGCCGTACGACAGGCCTGGCCCTGCAACCCCACTGAGGCCCCCTGCCACTGGCTCTGCCCAGCCTGCTGAAGACAGCGCAGCCAGGCCCAGGACGCTCCTCCTGCCCTGTGGCACCTGCAGCCAGCGCCCCTCCCGGGGCAGTGACCAGCAGGCCACAGCGGAGCCAGGGCAGCGCCCCAAGAGCTGCCCCAAGGCCGCGCACGTGCCTACAACCCCCTGACGTCTGTGTCCCCAGAGAAGTTGGACACACAGGGGCCTCCAGAAGACAAGGTGACTGTGAGCACAGTGACCCCGAGGCTCCGGGAAGCCAGCGACACGCCCTGCTGCTTCACGCTGGCCTTCCCGCGGGACGGTGCCCCCCTTGCACGGCACAAGGTCCTGACCCTGAAGGGCTTGGCCTGGCCTGCATTTGGGCCCCGGGAGGGCAGGCGCGCCATGAGCACCCCGCCAGCCAGAATGGTGCCTAAAGGGGCCACCCGGGCCAGTCCAGAATTCTGGCCCAACGCCAGGCGGGCCCTCTCGGAGCCGCACATGACCAGCTGGGGCCTAGACATGCCCCACAAGGACACTTCGGTGACCTGAGGTGGCTCTGGGAGCAACAGGCCACCTCCACCGAGGGGGTGGCAGGGGCAGGTGGGCCGACCGCACCCCCATACACATAAGGAGGCAGGGCTGGCCCGATACCAGAGCCCACGCAGCCATCTGGGCCCCACAAGGCAGAGCAGAGGGCACTCTGGGCGGGCTGGACCCAACAGGCTGCACCCTTGCCTTTGCCAAAGTCAGTTACTGCCTTTCAGGGTCCCCAAAACTCAGGAGATACGACCCCAGCCGGAGTCCAAATGAGCTCCCCGCCCCCAGAGCCCTTCCCTATGAAAGCCTCCCTCCCAGAGGAAGGGACACCCTTTGTCTTAGTTTCCCCCTTTGCTGGTTGAAGGTGAATAAAGTTTCATGCGTTACGTGCTAGACTGGCCCATTCTTGCAGCACCCAGGGGGTCTCTGCAGGACGCACCCGGGGCCCCCAGAGACAGAGGGGCCACCAGCAGGACCAAGCTGAGGTTCCCACATGCCTCCTCGGGGGCCACACGCACAACGGCCTCCCAGACTCAGCTCAACACCAGGGTCAAGCTCATCAGATTCTCTACAGTGACTCAGCATGTGCCCAGTGGGCCAGTATGGGGCTGAGAAGAGTGATAGCTGGGGGGCCAGTGGCATCAGTTCACGACAGTCTGCGCAAGGGGTCCCGGCAGACCCATGGTCCCTCCGTCACCTACCTGGGCGGGCCGGAGCTTCCTTCCCTGCATCCTCCCTGCGGGTGCCTCTTCCATGCCTGTCGCCTGTGCCTCAGTTGGGAGAGCAGGCCCTGCAGCTCAGGCAGCCCAGGCCACCCCTGTGGGGCGGGCGGGCCCAGCTTGCTCGCCTTGTGCTGCCGGTTCTTGTGCTCCAGCTTGTAGATGGCATCCTCCACGCCCTGGCAAGAGGGGGCCAGCTCGTTGTGGGGACCACTGCCTTGGCCTCAAGTGGAaccccagccccttcctcacCCCGCCCCGCAAACGGGGAGCTGGGCCCTGCCCGTCTTGATCCCCAGGGCCACCCTGTTGGGAGGCTTGTCCTCAGCAACTCCCCCACGGCCTCCTGGGGGGTTGGGCCGATTGGGACCTCCTTGCTGCTCTGGGGGTACAGGGGTTGGGGCCCCAGGGTCACCGCTCCAGCCTGGTCAGGGCAGCTCTCTCTAGGGACCTCCACATCCCCCGGGAGCTGTGTCGGCCCAGACCCAGACGCTGGCCTTCCTCGCTGTCCTGATGTCCAGGGAGACTTACAGCGTGAGGGGCTGCTGGGCAACAGGGGTCCCAGAGGGTCCCAGAGGGTCCTGGAGCTACAGCCAGAGCCAGAGCGGCTGCTCTGCATCGAGGGAGCTGCccctgggcggggcggggggtagCTCCGGCTCACCTGGCCCTTCTTGGCCGAAGTCTCCATGTAGGGGATGCCATAGCTGCGGGCCAGGTCCTGGGCCTGCCAACACTCCACGGTACACGTGGCCAGGTCACACTTGTTCCTCAACAGCACCCTGGGCATGTCGTCCGAGTCCTTCAACCACTCAATCTGCTCCCTGCAAGGGGGAAGGTGTGAGTTGGCCGGTGGGCTGTGGGCTCGGCTGCACCCGGGACACGCAGAGAGCGGACGGGAGGCCCCCGAGGGTTGCCGGGCAGCTCACCTGTACTGGTGGATGTCCTCGAAGGATCTGGCCCTTGAAGGACTTGGCGTCGTTGACGGCAAACAGAGGAAGCCCTCCCGGGTGCACGTGTACTGGGCCCGCATAGCGCTGTACTCCTCCCGGCCCACCGTGTCCAGCATGCCCAGCAGGCACATCTCCCCATCGATGACCACTTGCTTCCGGTGGGAGTCCTGGGGAGGACACTGCTTAGAGACAGCCGGCCCTCCAGGGCTGGGACCCTCCCTCGCTCCTCTCATGGCCCCCAGGACCAATGACAAGGAGACCCCTCCTGCAGTGTGGGTGGGAGACAAGCCCGTGTCAGGAGCTGGGCTGTGGACGGGAGCCGGGCCGGCTCACCTCTATGGTGGGAAAGTACTCATCCACAGAGTGGTTCTGGACGCGCTGGATGGTCAGGGCACTCTTCCCCACGCCTCTGGCACCCACCACCGTGAGCTCATACTCCGTCATCAGTCCTCAAGGGACCACAGCACAAGGCACTGCAGTGGTCTCCTGTCCCGCCCGCCAAGGAAGCCTCACGCACCACGGCCAGACCACGCAGGGCACACCCACTGAGTTCCCTGCGCCAGCATGCCCAGGCCTGGCCTGCCCTCTGTGCCCAGACAGGTAACAGGGGCCCCAGCCAGAAGGGTGGCCCAGACGCTCATCTGTGGCACCTCCAGcccagaggtggggggggggtggtcctACCTCCAGCTACACTTAATGACTGTGTGAGAGATGCAGGGAGCCGGCCCCCCCAAACACAGGGCAGACAGCCGAGAGCATCTCCCAAGCAAGCACCTGAATTAGAAGCTGCTGGGTAGGCAAAAAGCCTGAACTGGAGGTGCCGCGGGCTGAGGATACCAGTGTCCCCACGAGAACAGGCCTTGCCACAGTGGAGGGCACAGCAGTGTGCCGGGACTGGCAAGTGGCAGCCGACGAGCAGctgcagccaccccccacctggCATGCTGGTGCATCTGACAAGTATTCACTGAGCGCCTACTGCACGCCAGGTGCTGCTCCAGGCAGAGGGCGACAGGCAGACAGAAAGAATCCCTGCCCTGGCAGGATGGGGCTCTGCTCCAAGGAAAAGATCTACATAAAGGGGAAATAAAGGGAAACCCACGAGGCCCCAGTGCCAGAAGAAGTTTGGAAAACATAAGGCAGGTGACGAGGTGGGCAGGCGGGGGCCAGAGCTCCAGGAAGCAGAAGGTGATCACAGGAAAAGACTCAAAGGAGGTGTGGCAACAGGGGACAGGTAAGAAAGGAAAAGGGCCTGGGGCCAACGCTCCTAGCTGGGGTGTCCCCATTCTGTGATACTTAAAGAAGGGGGTCCCTTGCAGGGTCAGTGGGCAGTGATTTTCTAAACTCCAGGCTCGCCTGGTGTGTGTCATGGCCATGCGGTGCCCAAGCTCTTCGCAGGGGTCCATGGGGCTCTGGCGGGTGGGAGGCCTGCCTTGCCCCATGGTCACGGGCGGGCCTCCTCTCGGGGGCACCCAGCACACTTGTGGGGTCCCGGAAGACAGGGCCAGGGACACACAGCCAGAGGGGCTGGCCTGGGTGAGGCAGAGCAGAGCACCTCTGCCCGTGTCTCACCTGCGCCCCCGCGTGCCTGGCGAGGACAGTAGGCACCTCGCCCGGCCCGGCTCCTGCAGCCCCTGAGGACATCTAGAGGCCAACTCCTGGACTGGCCTGGAAAGCTGAAGTGATTCAAGCTACTtaagtatgaaaagaaaaagagagaactggAAAACGTTCCTGTTATAGCCAAGCATCCTTTTGTTCTGAGAGAGAAGCGAACCCAGGCTCCCGGCTCTGTGGGCCTCCGTTTACTGAGCACTTCCCGGGGCGGCCCTGCGGGGCTGCAGGTGAAGCTGGGGAGCTGTGCTCCCTTCCCAGGGGCAGGCAGGAAGGGTGTGGAGTCAGAGCTGCAATCCTCCCCACTCAGCCCCACTGCACACCGCGAGGGCCTGCTAGGTACCAAGTGCATTCTGGTGGTCTCTGATTTTGCTAACACCCCGAGCAGATTGTGCTCccgtttacagaaaaagaatctgAGGTGTGGAGAGGGCACTTGACCTATCCCAGGTCAGTCTCAAAGTTCTTAGTAGAACTTGGGAGTTACCTAACACCTGTGATACCTCAGGCTGTGAAGCCCAGTGAAAAAAGGCTTATTTCAGTCTAATGCTCCTTGCTAACTCTGGCAGTGCTGAACATGACATGGCACGCCGCTCTGCTCTCCCCAACTCCTAGACCAAGGAGGCTCTGAATTAGCGTCAGCTCACAAGCAACAGGTGAGAGGGAGGCCCCCGATTTTGTGAAAACGCAGGGAGAGAACAGTGCAAATAATTTATTTCCGTCACTCCGCGTTTGAGGCTCACTCGCACCAACTGCACAATCCCGGGCCAACAGTCTGCCGGGGCTCAGAGCCCGATCGGGACCCAGGCTGGTCTGGGTTTCATCTCGCGACTTCCGACGGCACCAGCGGGTCGGCCTGGCTCAGGGCGAGCTggtccttcttctccttctgcaAGACCTGCTCCTCCCACAGCGCCTGGTCCACCTGATCGTCGGTGAGCACCACGGGCTTGAACTTCTCGTCGAAGAGCCGCTCGTTGGCCTCCGAGTGCAGCTGGTGGGGCCCGACGACGCGCAGATGTGCCGGCAGGTGCAGAAACTCGTCGTCGTTGATGTCGCAGTCGCGCATCCGGGTCCCCAGCACCCACCAGCGGCCCACGAAGCCCACATCCAGGATCCGGTCCGGGAAGTCGACCCAGCGGGGCTGCAGGTAGCGGCAGCGGGCCTGGTAGAGGCTGGCCTGGGCGTCGAAGGGCGCCTCGTACACCAGCGAGCAGAGACCCAGGCTCACGTGGCGCAGGCAGCCGCGACCCCGCAGCCAGAGCAGCCGTTGCACGAACGCCTCCGAGTCGCGGTTGCGCGTGGCGGGCGCCAGCAACAAGAGGGTCCCCGACGCGTCGAGCAGCGCCTCCTCAAAGGCCGCCTCGCTCGGCGCGAGGGCGCAGCAGGCCGCCGCACCACCCAGCAGCCCCACGTACACGGCCGCCCGCACGGGTCGGgccctcgccgccgccgccgcatcCCCGCAGGCCTCAGCGTAGTCCCGGAGCAGCGCGCGGGCCCAGGCGCCTGAGGGGAGAGAAGCGCGGTGAGGGCGGTGCGGCCGCTGCGGCCGCCCACCCCGCCGCCTCCCGCCGCTACTCACCCAACCGTGCCCACACGCCGGGCTTTGCGGCCGCAGTGTCACCAGTCTCTGCACGGCTTCGGGGCCAAAATCTCTTCCGAACGGCCGCCGCCATTGTCTTCCGGCTTTGCGTCCGTACACCGAAGAGAAACGCCAGGTAGGCGAAGCAGAAGGCCCGGGGAGTCTCTTCTGCGCAAGCGTCAACACTGCCGGAAGTGGATTCCCATCGGAAGAGGGTAGAATACGGACCGACGCCGGATGTTCCTGTCAGATCGGAGTACGGTCGTCTGTGGCTGGCAGGCGGGTTGCGCAGGCGCAGAGAGCCGGGGCCCCGCCGGTTGAGGTAGCCGAAGGTGAGGGGGCTGTGGGTGCACCTGTGGGGCAGGAGCGGCGAGTTCACGCCCCGGTGGGTGCGGTTAGCCGCCAGACCGGGCTCGGGGCTGAGGCTAGCCTCCAGGAGGGGCCCCGAGAGAGGTCGGGGGCGGGCCTGATTGGCCTCTGTCCTCAGAGCGGGATGCGGTGACGGCCCTGAGCGACCATGGCAGCGGCAGACGAGCTGGCCTTCCACGGTGAGTGCATCCGCGACCGGGCCCGACTCCTGCCCCCTCCGCTGGCCTGAACCTCCCATCCAGGTTCCAGCTCAGATCTAACCCGAACCCCAGTCAGCTGTGAACCCCGGCCCAGGCATGAAACCCATCCCTAACTCGAATCCCGCTCCCGCCCTAAACTCAGGCCTCAAACCCGAGCCTCTACCTCATTCCAGGATCAGCCCTCAATTGCGGGCCCATGTTAGAAGGGAGAGGACACACCTCTTTCCCACTCACCAGAGTTGAGGAAGACGTGCCCTGAGTTGGGGGTGAACACCCAGGTGGTTACGGTTAGCGTTGGCCCCTAGATGAGCAGTGGGCAAAACCaaattgttttgtttgcttttgataaatttatttatttatttagttttggctgtgttgggtcttcgttgctgtgcgcgggctttctctagctgcggcgagcgggggctactcttcgctgcagggcgcaggcttctcattgcggtggcttctcttgttgcagagcacgggctctaggcacgtgggcttcggtagttgtggcgcatgggctcagtagttgtggctcgcgggctctagagcgcaggctcagtagttgtggcgcacaggcatagttgctccgcggcatgtgggatcttcccagaccagggatcgaacccatgtcccctgtattgtcaggcggattcttaaccactgcaccaccagggaagccccgaaaccAAATTGTCTTGACTCCCAAATATGCCTGTGTCCCGTATGCCTTCTTGACAGAGTTCGAGGAAGCTACTAATCTGCTGGCCCAGACCCCAAATGAGGCCACCACCAGAGGTGATCAGCTAGTTCCCCAGCAGCACGTGGCTGTGGCCATGGACTCAGGTGGCAGCTACGGAGCTGAGGACGAGGTGGAGGAGAGTGACAAGACCGCGGTGAGTCCCATAAGTCCCCGTGCCCTGCCCCTTGTCCCAgccacccacccctgccaccccccaAGTGCTGAAAGCCTGCACTGTGCAGCTCCTACAGGAGAAGAAGCAGCAGCCTGGTTTCTGGACCTTTAGCTACTATCAGAGCTTCTTTGACGTGGACACCTCACAGGTCAGGCCGGGAAAGCTGGTGGGATGGGACTTGGAGTCACGCTTGGGGTTCAGCCACTAGTCACTGAGCACTTCTTGTGCACCAGGCCCTGGGCAAGTGCTGGCAATATGCACCTGGGAGAACAAGAGCTCCTACCCAGGCTGGTAGGTGTGACTGTGTGTGCTGCAAGGATGTGGCATGACCAGGACTCTTGGGAACATGGGGGACACAAGTGATATGGTGGGTTAGGGAAGGGCGcactggaggaggtgaggaattTGCTGAGACTTAGAGAAGAAGGCAGACCTAGCCAGGAAGAGTGGAGGGAAGCATAAGTATGTTCCAGGCACAGGGAACGGCACATGCGGAGGACCAAAGGTGAGAGAAGGCACACACTACTGCAGAGGCTACCTGTCACTCAGGCTGGAGAGTGAGGTGGGGGACTGGCGGAGAGAAGCCAGATCACCAAGGGCCTCATGAGCTACGTTAAGGAGTCTGGGTTTTATCCTAAGGGTGCTGGGGAGTCATGGAAGGGTTTAGAGCAGGAGACGCTTGAGTAGCATGGAACATGGATCGGAGGccccaggccagggtgggagaTGGTAATAAACCAGGGCTGCGGAGTAGGGAACACGTTGGGagagatgggggaaggagaaCGCCCAGGACTAGGACTTGTTGACGACTGttaatggggaggggggagagagccAAAAGGGGAGTCCGGGGCAGCCAAGCTGGAGGCAGAGGAAGCAAAGAAGAAGATGGCAGGCCCTGAAGCGTCCTTCAGAGTGGTGGGACACTGGGATATTGAGCGGGGGCTGCCCGGGGAAGGGGCGGGCTCCAGGCCATAGGAAGACAGGAGCCCCTGAGGAGCTTGACCCCTTTTCTCCTGGGTGGTGAAGAGCCCCAGGCGGGCTTCCATCCTAGGCCCCGGCCTTGCTCCCCAGGTCCTGGACCGGATCAAAGGCTCGCTGCTGCCCCGGCCCGGCCACAACTTTGTACGGCACCATCTGCGGAATCGGCCAGACCTGTATGGTGAGTGAGGTTGTGCATTCAGTTCATTTGATTATTCATTGGGCAAATGTGGACTGAGTGCCAGGCCCCAGTATACAGCTGAGAACAAAGCAGAATCACTCACGGAGAGCGTGAAACTTACACTCTGTTCAGGGAGATAGAGCCAAATGAGGCTGCAGAGGGCGTTGGGGCTAGGGAGAGAAGCACAGGGTTTAGAGGATGGGAACTGTGATTTCGCACGGGTTGGTCAGGGAAGACCCCTCTGAGGAGGGTGAGAGAATGAGCCTGGTTGGTGTCAGGGCGGGGTGTGGGGAGACCCCGGGGAAGAACATTACAGAAGTGGGATGTGGTGGAAACAGGCCTGCACTGCAGGGCAGCACTGTCATTGGACTGGAGTGAGCTGCCAGGAGGCCACA containing:
- the LOC137222458 gene encoding GTPase HRas-like isoform X3, with amino-acid sequence MSSGAAGAGPGEVPTVLARHAGAQDSHRKQVVIDGEMCLLGMLDTVGREEYSAMRAQYTCTREGFLCLPSTTPSPSRARSFEDIHQYREQIEWLKDSDDMPRVLLRNKCDLATCTVECWQAQDLARSYGIPYMETSAKKGQGVEDAIYKLEHKNRQHKASKLGPPAPQGWPGLPELQGLLSQLRHRRQAWKRHPQGGCREGSSGPPRSTNITWNHCEDGICKIAREDARKTFPV
- the LOC137222458 gene encoding GTPase HRas-like isoform X1 is translated as MSSGAAGAGPGEVPTVLARHAGAQDSHRKQVVIDGEMCLLGMLDTVGREEYSAMRAQYTCTREGFLCLPSTTPSPSRARSFEDIHQYREQIEWLKDSDDMPRVLLRNKCDLATCTVECWQAQDLARSYGIPYMETSAKKGQGVEDAIYKLEHKNRQHKASKLGPPAPQGWPGLPELQGLLSQLRHRRQAWKRHPQGGCREGSSGPPRCTWSIHTMEYYSALKRKDILIPAAPWMKPEDMLSERNWSQKEKYGMIAFI
- the LOC137222458 gene encoding GTPase HRas-like isoform X2; translation: MSSGAAGAGPGEVPTVLARHAGAQDSHRKQVVIDGEMCLLGMLDTVGREEYSAMRAQYTCTREGFLCLPSTTPSPSRARSFEDIHQYREQIEWLKDSDDMPRVLLRNKCDLATCTVECWQAQDLARSYGIPYMETSAKKGQGVEDAIYKLEHKNRQHKASKLGPPAPQGWPGLPELQGLLSQLRHRRQAWKRHPQGGCREGSSGPPRSTNITWNHCEDGICKIAREDARKTFPGTLC
- the LOC137222458 gene encoding GTPase HRas-like isoform X5, producing the protein MSSGAAGAGPGEVPTVLARHAGAQDSHRKQVVIDGEMCLLGMLDTVGREEYSAMRAQYTCTREGFLCLPSTTPSPSRARSFEDIHQYREQIEWLKDSDDMPRVLLRNKCDLATCTVECWQAQDLARSYGIPYMETSAKKGQGVEDAIYKLEHKNRQHKASKLGPPAPQGWPGLPELQGLLSQLRHRRQAWKRHPQGGCREGSSGPPSERTQ
- the LOC137222458 gene encoding GTPase HRas-like isoform X4, whose translation is MCLLGMLDTVGREEYSAMRAQYTCTREGFLCLPSTTPSPSRARSFEDIHQYREQIEWLKDSDDMPRVLLRNKCDLATCTVECWQAQDLARSYGIPYMETSAKKGQGVEDAIYKLEHKNRQHKASKLGPPAPQGWPGLPELQGLLSQLRHRRQAWKRHPQGGCREGSSGPPRCTWSIHTMEYYSALKRKDILIPAAPWMKPEDMLSERNWSQKEKYGMIAFI
- the TIMM29 gene encoding mitochondrial import inner membrane translocase subunit Tim29, encoding MAAAVRKRFWPRSRAETGDTAAAKPGVWARLGAWARALLRDYAEACGDAAAAARARPVRAAVYVGLLGGAAACCALAPSEAAFEEALLDASGTLLLLAPATRNRDSEAFVQRLLWLRGRGCLRHVSLGLCSLVYEAPFDAQASLYQARCRYLQPRWVDFPDRILDVGFVGRWWVLGTRMRDCDINDDEFLHLPAHLRVVGPHQLHSEANERLFDEKFKPVVLTDDQVDQALWEEQVLQKEKKDQLALSQADPLVPSEVAR